Proteins from a genomic interval of Lolium perenne isolate Kyuss_39 chromosome 1, Kyuss_2.0, whole genome shotgun sequence:
- the LOC127321574 gene encoding uncharacterized protein: MSSQRMGRHQRRASQSVFALPENFAALDDVPASDEHRKASADGGAGEQQQQGARSAAGRHRRAMSMAVNSSRDLEMIKEDGGGYNYNKIGA; this comes from the coding sequence ATGTCGTCGCAGCGGATGGGGCGTCACCAGCGGAGGGCGTCGCAGAGCGTGTTCGCGCTCCCGGAGAACTTCGCCGCCCTCGACGACGTGCCGGCGTCCGACGAGCACCGGAAGGCGtcggcggacggcggcgcgggcgagcagcagcagcagggggCGCGGTCCGCGGCGGGGCGCCACCGGCGGGCCATGTCCATGGCCGTCAACTCCTCCAGGGACCTCGAGATGATcaaggaggacggaggcggctaCAACTACAACAAGATCGGCGCCTAA